AGTTGTCTTATGCTCACATCCTTTCTGTCTCATGAGAAACCATTTTTTCTTGTGTAGGTAGGGTTCTTGATTTACTTTATCACTTGATATTTTTACAGAGCAATGAGCTTTTTGCTCTATTCTTGGATGATACCATGAGTTATTCCACTGTGGCATTCAAGGTGACAATGAGATTTcctcactctttttttttgctcttaTGTTATTTTGCTACGAATATAGCTCTAATGTTTcttcatttaatattttaatagtcaGACGATGAGGATCTGAAAACTGCACAGATggggaaaataaatattttaattgataaggTATAGGATAACACAATCTTCATGATTTAGAACATGATTTTCTCTCACTTTTACTAAGTACATTTGCATATTTTAGGCTAGAATAGAAAAGAACCATGAGGTTTTAGAGATTGGATGTGGATGGGGAACTTTGGCCATTGAAGTTGTGAAAAAAACTGGATGTAAATACACTGGTATTACACTATCTATCGAACAGCTTAAATATGCAGAAGAAAAGGTTAAAGAAGCTGGACTTCAGGTTTGTGTTGAACAAtccattgattgatttttt
Above is a genomic segment from Brassica oleracea var. oleracea cultivar TO1000 unplaced genomic scaffold, BOL UnpScaffold01699, whole genome shotgun sequence containing:
- the LOC106321462 gene encoding probable fatty acid methyltransferase, translated to MSYSTVAFKSDDEDLKTAQMGKINILIDKARIEKNHEVLEIGCGWGTLAIEVVKKTGCKYTGITLSIEQLKYAEEKVKEAGLQDRITFELCDYRQLSDAKNMTESYLVR